The following are from one region of the Natronosporangium hydrolyticum genome:
- a CDS encoding BadF/BadG/BcrA/BcrD ATPase family protein, translated as MPVLAVDAGRTHCRAAYFPTPDACDPESVVTVASEGTLADPAGASRVAARVVTALATLGRWPHETPSTLVVAAAGCLSRPAAAAGLAEQLAGALATPSRWGLGAGTDRLVVADIVVTSDVVAAHASAFAGAAGVVLAVGTGAVALAVAENGEHTVVDGAGYLFGDAGGGFWIGRSGLAAALRHGEGRAGGSAALAEAATASFAPPGGTLRDGVTALYGEADPTSRVARVASFAPAVAVATRGGDEVAAAIWRDAVAELAETAAAGCVVLPAEQRRVALVGSMFEVADLLTAPLRRRLAERVGDVEVRTGAGDGLAGAARLARRPVGGYDPLLRSCAVGAPADPDGAPALGLDVPGRAAAGTAESRREIG; from the coding sequence ATGCCGGTGCTCGCGGTGGATGCCGGCCGCACGCACTGCCGGGCGGCGTATTTTCCCACCCCGGACGCGTGCGACCCGGAGTCGGTGGTGACCGTGGCCAGCGAGGGCACGCTCGCCGACCCGGCGGGGGCAAGCCGGGTCGCGGCGAGAGTCGTGACCGCGTTGGCGACCCTCGGGCGGTGGCCGCACGAGACCCCGAGCACCCTGGTGGTGGCGGCCGCCGGCTGCCTCTCGCGGCCGGCCGCGGCGGCCGGGCTTGCCGAGCAGCTGGCGGGGGCGCTGGCGACCCCGTCCCGGTGGGGGCTGGGCGCCGGCACGGATCGGCTCGTGGTTGCCGACATCGTGGTCACGAGCGATGTGGTCGCCGCCCACGCCAGCGCCTTCGCGGGCGCCGCCGGTGTGGTGCTGGCGGTGGGCACCGGGGCGGTGGCGCTGGCGGTGGCGGAGAACGGGGAGCACACGGTGGTCGACGGCGCCGGCTACCTGTTCGGCGATGCCGGCGGCGGTTTCTGGATCGGTCGGTCGGGTCTGGCGGCGGCGCTACGCCACGGTGAGGGCCGGGCTGGCGGGTCGGCGGCGCTGGCCGAGGCGGCTACGGCCTCGTTCGCTCCGCCCGGTGGCACGCTGCGGGACGGGGTGACGGCGCTGTACGGGGAGGCTGACCCGACGAGCCGGGTGGCTCGGGTGGCGTCGTTCGCACCGGCTGTCGCCGTCGCTACTCGGGGCGGGGACGAGGTGGCGGCCGCGATCTGGCGGGACGCCGTCGCCGAGCTGGCGGAGACCGCGGCGGCCGGGTGCGTGGTGCTGCCGGCGGAGCAGCGCCGGGTGGCGTTGGTCGGGTCGATGTTCGAGGTTGCGGATCTGCTCACCGCGCCGCTGCGGCGGCGGCTGGCGGAGCGGGTCGGCGACGTCGAGGTACGTACGGGTGCCGGTGATGGCCTGGCCGGCGCGGCCCGGCTTGCTCGGCGTCCGGTGGGTGGGTACGACCCGCTGTTGCGTTCTTGTGCGGTCGGCGCCCCCGCCGACCCGGATGGGGCGCCGGCTCTCGGGCTGGACGTGCCGGGGCGGGCAGCGGCCGGAACTGCGGAATCGAGGAGGGAGATCGGGTGA